From Candidatus Dormiibacterota bacterium, the proteins below share one genomic window:
- a CDS encoding methylenetetrahydrofolate reductase C-terminal domain-containing protein: MSIVVPARVRGFFQRHPGLTRALEIVILPFETAGKKLAFGCRMCGQCILHETGMTCPMGCPKTLRNGPCGGVRMNGHCEVVPEMMCVWVKAERRSRWLPWRGAILKIQPGLDWSLKGRSAWINVLAGHHERETQ; encoded by the coding sequence GTGTCGATCGTCGTACCGGCCCGCGTGCGCGGTTTCTTCCAGAGGCACCCGGGACTCACACGCGCACTCGAGATCGTCATCCTGCCGTTCGAGACCGCCGGCAAGAAGCTCGCGTTCGGATGCAGGATGTGCGGCCAGTGCATCCTGCACGAGACCGGCATGACCTGCCCGATGGGCTGCCCCAAGACGCTGCGCAACGGTCCCTGCGGAGGCGTGCGCATGAACGGTCACTGCGAGGTGGTCCCGGAGATGATGTGCGTGTGGGTGAAAGCGGAGCGGCGGTCGCGCTGGCTCCCCTGGCGGGGCGCGATCCTGAAGATCCAGCCCGGCCTCGACTGGAGCCTGAAGGGACGCTCCGCCTGGATCAACGTGCTGGCCGGACATCACGAGAGAGAGACGCAGTGA
- a CDS encoding methylenetetrahydrofolate reductase has product MTRHPQPVIPRLEAAFRSGLPVVTCEIAAGDGADPDDVIRRVRLVRDHVDAVNVPDNTAGVVHMAAWAASILMAREGVDPIMHVTCRDRNRMALQSDLLGAAALGVRNILCLTGDHMVHGDHPGAKPVFDLDSLQLLGLADVLRHGRYLSGREIKPAPDLFPGATENPFAPPYDFRPLRLQKKLEAGARFIQTQITFNVERFAAFMARVRDLGLDRRVPILAGVAPLRSARAARYMRERVPGMEVPDDIVRRMEQAGSERSRREEEGIRICVETIERLREVQGLAGFHVMPIHWEEAVSEIAARARLVPARAALASPIPAIVREDAADTLHNRPREHRA; this is encoded by the coding sequence GTGACGCGCCACCCCCAGCCTGTCATCCCCCGGCTCGAGGCGGCTTTCCGCTCGGGCCTGCCGGTCGTCACCTGCGAAATCGCCGCGGGCGACGGCGCCGATCCGGACGACGTCATCCGACGCGTCAGGCTGGTGCGCGACCACGTGGACGCGGTGAACGTCCCTGACAACACCGCCGGTGTCGTCCACATGGCCGCCTGGGCCGCCTCGATCCTCATGGCGCGCGAAGGGGTCGACCCGATCATGCACGTGACTTGCAGGGACCGGAACCGGATGGCTCTGCAGAGCGACCTGCTCGGAGCGGCCGCCCTGGGCGTCCGGAACATCCTCTGCCTGACCGGGGACCACATGGTGCACGGCGATCACCCGGGGGCCAAGCCCGTATTCGACCTCGATTCGCTTCAGCTGCTCGGGCTGGCCGACGTCCTGCGCCACGGTCGCTACCTGAGCGGGCGCGAGATCAAGCCGGCGCCCGACCTCTTCCCCGGGGCCACGGAGAACCCGTTCGCGCCGCCGTACGATTTCCGCCCGCTCCGCCTGCAGAAGAAACTCGAGGCGGGTGCGCGCTTCATCCAGACTCAGATCACCTTCAACGTCGAGCGCTTCGCGGCGTTCATGGCGCGCGTGCGCGACCTCGGTCTGGATCGAAGAGTGCCGATCCTCGCCGGTGTCGCGCCCCTGCGCTCCGCCCGCGCGGCGCGCTACATGCGGGAGCGGGTGCCCGGCATGGAGGTCCCCGACGACATCGTGCGCCGCATGGAGCAGGCCGGCAGCGAACGGTCCCGGCGCGAGGAGGAGGGGATCCGCATCTGTGTCGAGACCATCGAGCGGCTGCGCGAGGTCCAGGGCCTCGCCGGCTTCCACGTGATGCCGATCCACTGGGAGGAGGCGGTCTCCGAGATCGCCGCGCGGGCGCGCCTGGTGCCGGCACGAGCCGCCCTCGCCTCCCCCATCCCCGCGATCGTGCGCGAGGACGCGGCCGACACGCTGCACAACCGTCCGCGGGAGCACCGAGCATGA